A region of the Arachis hypogaea cultivar Tifrunner chromosome 15, arahy.Tifrunner.gnm2.J5K5, whole genome shotgun sequence genome:
tgtaaaaaaatgcaATGAGTGTGATACATGATCAGTAGCTCCTGTATCAAGCACCCAAGAATTTGAGAAAAAGGTTTTTACTGACAATAATCGTGCAATATGAGAGCTCATGCAAAGTGTATAAGTCTTTAAAGGTATACCTCCACTTCCTGCATTTGATTGATTGACATCTCTCACACTTGCTCCTTGAGAAGACTGTGCACACTCCTGCCGAAGAAAAGTAAGCAGTGCATCTCTCAAACTCTGATTGAATTGGGATTGATCATCAGCTTCCTTGTCCTGCTTGACATTGTTGGtactgctctctttaattccaGCAACAATATGATTAGCCATACCTCCGTTGCTAGTCTCTCGTGGCCATTTCTGCCTCTGTTGATGAGGTGGAAATCCATGTTTGTGGTAACAAGTATCCACAAGATGCCCTGCCTTGTGACAATAAGAACAGGTCTTAGGTGCTGaatttcttcctcctcttccaccTCTACCTCCATGGGTTCCTCGTCCTCTTCCTCTAGAAACACTGcttgaattattgttgaaattatgaattgaattggCCAAAGCTGTAAAGTTCTGAGTCTCCAAATCTGATCCATTAAACTGTCTCTCTTGCTGAATAAGtagagaaaaaattttattgatgttTGGAAGAGGCTTCATCAGCATGATTTGGGATTTCACAGTCCCATACTGCTCATTCAATCCTCTTAAAAATCTCACTGCATAAGTTTCATCTCGATAATCTCTCATAGTTCCTAAACCACAGTCACATTTTTCATAGCATTCTTTGCATTATGAAACTGGTTTGAAACTGTCAATATCTTCCCAAATAGCCTTCAACTTGGTGAAATAATTTGTTATGCTTAGATTCCATTGTTTCATAGCATACATCTCTTCTTCTAATTCAGCAACCCTGTATCTGTCTCCATGATAATACCTGTGCTTCAAATCAAGCCATAAATCTACCGCAGTTTCATTCCAAACAACACTCTGTGCAATCTCAGCACTCAATGATAGATTTAACCAAGAAACAACATAAGTATTACATTTATCCCATGCTACATATGCAGGATCATTTTTATCTGGTTTCACAATGGTTCCATCAACAAACCctatcttattatttgatttcagCGCTAATTTCATAGCTATTGACAAGGAATTGTAGTTCTTAGCATTCAACACAATTGGGACAATAGAAACTCTAGGATTCTCACCTGGATGTAGGAAGTAAACACTTGCTGGATCCGCAAGCAAATTGGTACTCGATTTCGCGCTCTGTGGCTGCAAACTCGAGAGTTGGCTTAGAATGCGAGCTAGATTTTGAAGCTCACCAGCTGAAAGCTCCTGGTTCTCATGTGACCCGTGATTTCTCCCAGACATTAGGTCGGAAGGAGTGTCGGCCATTGATGCTAACTGTATTTGTGGCCAAAACTTCACCTCTTTCACGATCTTCCACGCTCACGCACCATGAAGAAATCGTGGTCTAGATCTGATTTTAGTGAAGAAAATAATATTGAGGTGGAAGAAAAAGACTCAGTAgatttatcatatgaacacatacaaaatctaaaattgaaaatgaaCAACTGAGTACAAGGGAGTACATATTGTTATCCACTATTTATAGCTATTAGAAAATTAACCTTATTAAAACCTAACTCAATATggtaaataaattaactataGTTATTCAACCATAATCAGTTACAGCTTGCTTTTGTGAGCCATTAGACACCAGCTTAATATCATCTCCAATAGTCTATATAGCACTATGTTATAATAGCTGAAAgtcatctaaattttttttatagtatcaataaatcaaataaaattgatGCGAAATACATGTTGTTAAGACTTTAAATTTAAACCATTATACATATATAGAAacaaaattgaatataaactTATTGTTACTTGCAAGCACATAAGTTAACTTTTTAATTGTGAAACTTCTCTTCTTTCGAATAAATTTTGTTGGAAACAATATAAGTCAAATTTTAAGTATGAGAATATAACCTCTTAGTTGTCATTTAACCTAAACACATAGACTTGTGATATTTTGTCTTTTTAacaatattatacatataaaaagattttttgtAACGTAAATCATGGAATAAAAGTCTAATCACAGATAGTTCTTTTTCTTGGATATTATAACCAATTAATAGTTATGTTGCATCACATGTCAAAAGGTCACTTTTTAATTTACAAATGAGAGTCAGGTTGGTGCATTGCACCATTATGGGGGAGTAGGGTGTTTAACGCAGCTGTGATGTCAGGGAGAACAAATCAGACCATTCAATTTGGGGAGGAAGTAATCAGACGGTTCAATTAGGGTACACAAATCAGACCATCCAATTTGCATACCATCGTCAACGTGTTATCTATGCAGTCAGCTCCTCGACGATTGATATACTTACTCCCACACATACACTCTCTCACTCATCAATCCCTTTCAGAAACTCCACCACCCCACCAACACCTTTCTCTCTGAAGCTATTCTTCAACAACTTTGAAGAATTAAAGCCATCATTTCCAGCAACAACTGAAGCTTAAGCACGCCAAGAAGACCAAAAATTAGAGAAACTGATTGTCAAGAGTTACACATTATTAATTATCTCAGTCATTCTAATTATGTAAGTTactgttaattaattttttaatttaataaaaataatagaaatgatAGTAgagattaatattattaataataattaaacgatagttaaaatattattaacCATGTGATATATGAAACTGTcaaatatgtatttatttatttagttaatgAATAATATTTCCGATATTATTAGAGAATATATTCATTTGGTagttaatattatatgtatttttgttaaattaatttttgaatgttTTAGAGCATTTAATATGTTAATTGTttttataaatatagatatagttagttgttttaataattagttaattgttCTTAGATATTTGATTAGTAAGTAATAAATTGTTGTTAGAtagtttattaatatatttatgatattgtaattataattatgtttttaaatatttggatataataattattgttattaatataataatagtagATAAGTTGTTAAGTAACCAAAAGTTGTTAagaaataattgataaaattattgagttaattaataattatgaacactaaacttggaatttttaagaagttatttattattattaataaatttaatgttaaattttaatatagtGATATTAGAgttatttagatatttaattaatatatttattgtggTATAAATAAGTGTTTAAATTTTtggatataataataattattgttgttattataataatcaatgttctgaaaatcagATCGGACTAGTTAGTCCGACCGGTTCAACTGCGAATCGGATGTTTTTACGGTTTAGTTCAACTTATAAAACTGCTAATCATAAAACCACCTGAGAACTATTGAACCGGCTGGTCGGATCGAACCGGAACCCGACCGATTTTCCTGAAACAGTGCCGTTTTGTGTTTTGTATAAAAATGAAAACGGGAAAGCCTTCAGATGTTAGCCGCCTCCTCCTCTCAAACGAAGCTCTCTTCCCCCAAAAACCAAAACCCTAGCAGTAGCCTCCACCGCCATGGCAAGGAGGGCTGTCTCCTTCCATCCGTCGCACTGTAGTCGTTCTTGAGCTCTCCAACCCCTGTTCACTCCAACTCCTCTCAACTCTCACTCTCTCAAGCGAAGCTCTCTTCCCCAAAAAGAAACCCTAGCTTACAGCAGCTTCCGTCCTCGTCTGGTCATCGTCGTTGTGCTCCAAGTCTCCAACTTCTCTCCTCATTAGGGATGGTAATGTCCCCCCGGGGGAGGGGTATCCGCGGGGATTTACCCGCCGGGGAGCAGGTTTGGGGAGTAATTTTTCCCTGTGGGGGCGGGGGCGGGGAGCGAGATACCCGCTCCGTGAGTACCTGTTTAATACTTGTAAAGttgaaattacaaaaatatccatatatatatatatatatatatatatatatatatatatatatatatgctgacAGTTGAAACCCTAGCCCCCAACCCCAAATCAGTCTCAGTGCCTCTCTTCTCACTTCCCTCTCTATCACACAAGCCTCTCCCTCATTCAATCTCTCCAGCACCTTGCCACCTCCTCCTTTAGTCCTTCCAATCTTCCTTCTCAGAATGTCGCCGGCCTCCTCCTTCTGAGTCCCTCACATCATCGTCCCTGACCTTCCTCCGTCACAGCTGCCGCTCACTTCGTCGCTCACTGTTGGTTACTCATAGCTTCGCCGCCTCTTCCTCTGCTTCGCGACACCTCTGCCTCAGATCTGCTTCACAACGCCTCTACCTCAAATCTGCTTCACGACGCTTCTACCTCAGATCTGCTTCACGACGCctctgccatagatctacttcgTGACACCTCTGCCTCAAATCTGCTTCGCGACGCCTCTGCCTCAGATATGCTTTGCGACTTGCTTCGTGATGCGTCTACCTCAAATCTGCTTCGCAACGCCTCTGCCTCAAATCTACGTTGTCGACGGCAATTCTACTTCAGCAACACCTTTGCTCCATGAGGACTCTGCATCGCCTCTGCTCAGCAAAGCTGATGACGGCGCTGCTCCGTAGCCGGCCACCTTGTAATAAGTTGGATACTTCTGATTTTCTATTAATTGAGAATATATGTTCTGATTTTTATTTGATGAAATTGCTATGAAATTGGGATTAAGTTTTGAATTCTGTTAATGGAAATTGGGTTTAGGTTTAGGATTTGGATTCTCTTAATGTGAAATTGGGTTTAGATTTGGATTCTGTTAATTGATAAATTTGGGTGTAGAGTTGGATTTTGTTGCTGTAAA
Encoded here:
- the LOC140179315 gene encoding uncharacterized protein yields the protein MADTPSDLMSGRNHGSHENQELSAGELQNLARILSQLSSLQPQSAKSSTNLLADPASVYFLHPGENPRVSIVPIVLNAKNYNSLSIAMKLALKSNNKIGFVDGTIVKPDKNDPAYVAWDKCNTYVVSWLNLSLSAEIAQSVVWNETAVDLWLDLKHRYYHGDRYRVAELEEEMYAMKQWNLSITNYFTKLKAIWEDIDSFKPVS